A genomic window from Desulfovibrio gilichinskyi includes:
- a CDS encoding sigma-54-dependent Fis family transcriptional regulator — MNSNNGFKLSGVTLKKAWEQFVITGSLQPQTVRPEIAESWHRCYKANVDPYSKISNLILNKYQLKQLRIRHMHLVEIAKPFMDRLYEFIAGSRLVVFLSNELGVIIECIGDYDIADSASKVNLVAGTNWTEEAVGTNGIGTVLKLKVPIQISGEEHYCAKLHHWTCSAAPIFNDTGTVIGVLQVSGPSSEVHLHTLGMIVAAVEAIKDQIRIKNKNYELNVLNNSLNNIFHTMSDGAIIINKEGRIIQVNPPATQILGADIKGKYVREILGKSPKILEKLEKEKEHKEMEMMVETTKGRCHCLVTTKPLKDGDGNSNGAVLFLNQINNIKKLVNRFSGSQASFNFTDIIGSSSKLQDAIRIAKGAASSTSNILISGESGTGKELFAQAIHNQSPRQNGPFIALNCAALPRELISSELFGYNEGAFTGARRGGRPGKFEMADGGTLFLDEIGDMPIDQQAILLRVLQDKKITRIGGDHTIPVNVRFVCATNKNLQKEVHKENFRADLYYRLNVIHVRVPPLRDRMEDLIDLFNYLLKKICTRLDRHIDCVPDNLLQQLMKYEWPGNIRELENVVEKLVSTGHGTTSLCVEHLPARITQIQEETFSSASPICSAQIPCPKGMSGLLIEKEALIKSLDIHSGNISKVAKAMHLSRNTVYRKMSFYNISKQQFFK; from the coding sequence GTGAATTCAAATAATGGATTTAAGCTATCTGGTGTTACTCTAAAAAAAGCATGGGAGCAGTTTGTAATTACAGGCTCGCTTCAACCGCAGACAGTTAGACCTGAAATAGCTGAGTCCTGGCATCGGTGTTATAAAGCGAATGTTGATCCATATAGCAAAATATCCAATCTTATCCTCAATAAATATCAGCTGAAACAGTTACGCATTCGCCATATGCATCTTGTTGAAATTGCGAAACCTTTTATGGATAGACTTTATGAATTCATAGCAGGTTCAAGATTAGTAGTATTTCTATCAAATGAACTTGGAGTTATAATAGAATGCATCGGTGATTATGACATTGCGGACAGTGCCTCAAAGGTCAACTTGGTAGCTGGAACTAACTGGACAGAAGAGGCGGTTGGGACAAATGGGATCGGCACCGTCCTTAAACTGAAAGTTCCTATTCAGATATCAGGTGAAGAACATTACTGTGCCAAGTTGCACCACTGGACTTGTTCAGCTGCTCCTATTTTTAACGATACCGGGACAGTTATCGGTGTTTTACAAGTTTCCGGACCCTCCAGTGAAGTCCATCTGCATACCCTTGGTATGATCGTTGCGGCAGTTGAAGCTATAAAAGATCAAATCAGAATTAAAAATAAAAATTATGAATTAAATGTACTTAACAACAGTTTGAATAACATTTTTCATACTATGTCAGATGGGGCTATAATAATAAATAAAGAAGGAAGAATCATTCAGGTCAACCCGCCAGCAACTCAGATACTAGGCGCAGATATTAAAGGAAAATACGTAAGAGAGATTCTAGGAAAATCTCCTAAGATTCTAGAAAAATTAGAAAAAGAAAAAGAACATAAAGAAATGGAGATGATGGTTGAAACAACCAAGGGGCGTTGCCATTGCCTTGTGACAACCAAACCGCTTAAGGACGGGGATGGGAATTCAAACGGTGCGGTTCTATTTTTAAACCAGATAAACAATATTAAAAAACTGGTAAACCGCTTCAGCGGATCGCAAGCCTCTTTCAATTTTACAGACATCATCGGCTCCAGTTCAAAACTGCAAGATGCAATAAGAATCGCTAAAGGAGCTGCATCAAGTACAAGCAATATCCTTATTTCCGGCGAGAGCGGCACAGGGAAAGAATTATTCGCGCAAGCCATACATAATCAGAGTCCTCGCCAGAATGGTCCTTTTATAGCACTGAACTGCGCAGCACTACCCAGAGAATTAATTTCCAGTGAACTTTTTGGGTACAATGAAGGGGCTTTTACCGGAGCCAGACGCGGCGGCAGACCTGGAAAATTTGAAATGGCGGATGGTGGGACTCTTTTTCTAGATGAAATCGGAGACATGCCGATTGACCAGCAAGCCATCCTTTTACGTGTACTTCAAGATAAGAAAATAACTCGTATCGGTGGGGATCATACTATCCCTGTAAATGTTCGATTTGTTTGTGCTACAAATAAAAACCTCCAAAAAGAAGTTCACAAAGAAAATTTTCGGGCTGACCTTTACTATCGATTAAATGTAATACATGTTCGGGTTCCTCCGCTCAGAGACAGAATGGAAGACCTGATCGATCTATTCAATTATCTTCTAAAAAAAATATGCACACGACTTGATCGCCACATTGATTGCGTCCCAGACAATCTACTGCAACAACTTATGAAATATGAATGGCCAGGAAACATTCGCGAACTTGAAAATGTAGTCGAAAAACTGGTCAGTACGGGACACGGAACTACAAGCCTGTGCGTTGAGCATTTGCCAGCGAGAATAACTCAGATACAAGAGGAAACCTTTTCCTCAGCTTCTCCTATTTGTTCTGCGCAGATCCCTTGTCCGAAAGGGATGTCAGGCCTTCTAATCGAAAAAGAAGCTCTTATTAAATCTCTGGACATACATAGTGGTAATATCAGCAAGGTTGCCAAAGCAATGCACCTTTCCCGTAACACCGTTTACCGTAAAATGAGTTTCTACAATATTTCCAAACAACAATTTTTCAAATAA
- the lepA gene encoding translation elongation factor 4, whose protein sequence is MVKISNIRNFSIIAHIDHGKSTLADRILEITGLVGDRDKKAQYLDKMDLERERGITIKAQSVRIPYKGSNGEDYILNLIDTPGHVDFSYEVSRSLAASDGALLVVDATQGVEAQTLANVYLALDHDLEIIPVLNKVDLASADVDRVAGEIEEIIGLDCSDPLMISAKTGLNVDKVLESIVTNLPAPTGSPNKPLKALIFDSWYDSYQGVVVLFRILDGTIKKGDKIQIFSSKLIFDVTSLGVYSPEALSVKSLSVGEVGFLCASMKELNDAPVGDTITLASDPVKEPFPGFQEVKAMVFCGLYPVEPAEYEPLKSALEKLQLNDTAFSYEAESSTALGFGFRCGFLGLLHMEIIQERLEREFQAKLIATAPSVIYQAKLMNGTVLEIDNPSKMPDATELESLSEPYCRLEIHVPNEYVGAVLKLCEEKRGLQKDMRYLSSSRVIITYEVPFAEIMYDFFDKLKSHTKGYASLDYEIIDYRVSNLVKLDILINTEPVDAFSVIVHKDSAYAHGRSLALKLKRAIPRQMFEVVIQAAIARKIIAKERVAPFRKNVIAKCYGGDISRKRKLLEKQKEGKKRMKKMGNIEIPQEAFLVVLKAGDE, encoded by the coding sequence ATGGTAAAAATATCAAATATAAGAAATTTCAGTATTATCGCTCACATCGATCACGGTAAATCAACTTTGGCGGACCGTATCCTTGAAATCACCGGTCTTGTCGGTGATCGCGATAAAAAAGCTCAATATCTTGATAAGATGGATCTTGAGCGTGAGCGTGGAATCACCATCAAAGCTCAGAGTGTCCGTATTCCTTATAAAGGTTCAAATGGTGAGGACTATATCCTTAACCTGATTGATACTCCCGGGCATGTTGACTTCAGTTATGAAGTTTCGCGTAGTCTTGCCGCTTCTGACGGTGCTTTGCTGGTTGTTGATGCAACGCAGGGCGTTGAGGCACAGACTCTTGCCAACGTGTATCTCGCTCTTGATCATGACCTTGAAATTATTCCTGTTTTAAATAAAGTTGATCTGGCCAGTGCTGATGTTGACAGGGTTGCCGGTGAAATTGAAGAAATTATCGGTCTGGATTGCTCAGATCCTCTCATGATAAGCGCGAAAACAGGTCTTAATGTGGATAAAGTCCTTGAATCAATTGTAACGAATCTTCCCGCTCCGACAGGATCTCCGAATAAACCGCTTAAGGCTCTGATTTTTGATTCATGGTACGACTCATATCAGGGCGTAGTTGTTCTTTTCCGTATTTTGGATGGAACAATTAAAAAGGGCGACAAAATTCAGATCTTTTCTTCCAAGTTGATTTTTGATGTCACCTCTTTAGGCGTTTATTCCCCGGAAGCTCTCAGCGTTAAAAGCCTCAGTGTCGGAGAGGTCGGTTTTCTGTGCGCCAGCATGAAGGAGCTAAATGATGCTCCTGTAGGGGATACTATTACGCTGGCTTCTGATCCTGTTAAAGAGCCTTTCCCGGGTTTTCAGGAAGTTAAGGCCATGGTTTTTTGTGGATTATATCCGGTTGAACCTGCCGAATATGAGCCGCTTAAAAGTGCACTTGAAAAATTGCAGCTTAATGATACTGCTTTTTCATATGAAGCTGAGTCCTCCACCGCTTTGGGGTTTGGTTTCCGGTGCGGTTTCCTCGGCCTTTTGCATATGGAAATTATTCAGGAACGGCTGGAGCGTGAATTTCAGGCTAAGCTGATTGCAACTGCTCCTTCGGTTATTTATCAGGCAAAGCTCATGAACGGTACTGTTCTTGAAATTGATAACCCCAGTAAAATGCCTGACGCAACGGAGCTGGAATCTCTTTCTGAGCCTTATTGCCGGCTGGAAATTCATGTCCCGAATGAGTATGTCGGAGCCGTTCTTAAGCTTTGTGAAGAAAAACGCGGTCTTCAGAAGGATATGCGCTATCTTTCTTCATCAAGAGTTATTATTACTTACGAAGTTCCTTTCGCGGAAATTATGTATGACTTCTTTGATAAATTGAAGTCTCACACGAAAGGTTATGCCTCACTTGATTATGAAATTATTGATTATCGTGTCTCGAATCTTGTTAAACTTGACATTTTGATTAACACTGAACCGGTTGATGCCTTTTCAGTGATTGTTCATAAAGATTCGGCATATGCACATGGTAGAAGTCTTGCTTTGAAGCTCAAAAGAGCTATTCCGCGTCAGATGTTTGAAGTTGTAATTCAGGCTGCAATAGCCAGAAAAATTATTGCGAAAGAACGAGTTGCCCCGTTTAGGAAAAACGTTATTGCCAAGTGTTACGGCGGAGATATTTCCCGTAAACGCAAGCTTCTGGAAAAACAGAAGGAAGGTAAGAAGCGTATGAAGAAAATGGGGAATATTGAAATTCCGCAGGAAGCTTTCCTTGTAGTACTAAAAGCCGGAGACGAATAG
- the lepB gene encoding signal peptidase I produces the protein MNPRWQSTVKEYIEALFIALLLALFIRTFIVQAFKIPSGSMLQTLQIGDHLLVNKFTYGVKVPFTSKVLIKMGDPEYKDIIVFRYPGDPSKDYIKRVIGVPGDTVEIKNKKVFVNGNELIEPYTQFIDKDHISALRDNMPPRHIPEGEYFVMGDNRDGSNDSRFWGNVPRDNILGKAWILYWSWGGPNTVRWDRIGLILH, from the coding sequence ATGAATCCCAGATGGCAGAGTACCGTTAAAGAGTATATTGAGGCCCTTTTTATTGCCCTTTTATTGGCCCTTTTTATAAGAACTTTTATAGTTCAGGCCTTTAAAATACCTTCCGGTTCCATGTTGCAGACTCTTCAGATCGGAGATCATCTTCTGGTAAACAAGTTTACTTATGGAGTTAAAGTTCCGTTCACTTCAAAGGTTTTGATCAAGATGGGAGATCCTGAATATAAAGATATTATTGTATTCAGATATCCTGGTGATCCCAGCAAAGATTATATTAAAAGAGTAATCGGTGTTCCGGGTGATACTGTTGAAATTAAAAATAAGAAAGTTTTTGTGAACGGTAATGAACTGATTGAGCCGTATACACAGTTTATAGATAAGGATCATATTTCTGCGCTTAGAGATAATATGCCTCCACGCCATATTCCTGAGGGTGAATATTTTGTAATGGGCGACAATAGAGATGGTTCAAATGATTCAAGATTCTGGGGTAATGTTCCTCGTGATAATATTCTGGGCAAGGCATGGATTTTATACTGGTCGTGGGGCGGACCTAATACCGTGCGCTGGGATCGAATAGGACTCATTCTCCACTAA
- a CDS encoding bacteriohemerythrin gives MAKIEWNESLSLGVAELDKHHKDILLIMSLFLDALQRGQDEDAISTILSKLKEYTLFHFSAEEAFMEKIEYPYIKPHRAKHVELKNKVNSFQYARFRHENLTPEDYKELISNWLIEHILQYDFKIVKYLQENKNVPENFKDKVKADWKKVKAKTGQNETDEKAEPEVEPDSRVKDEKEES, from the coding sequence ATGGCTAAAATAGAGTGGAATGAATCGCTAAGTCTTGGCGTTGCGGAATTAGATAAACACCATAAAGATATTTTGCTCATAATGAGTTTGTTCTTAGATGCTTTGCAGCGTGGGCAGGATGAAGATGCCATTTCTACAATACTTTCAAAGTTAAAGGAGTACACTCTTTTTCATTTTTCGGCTGAGGAAGCTTTTATGGAAAAAATTGAATATCCTTATATCAAGCCCCATAGGGCCAAGCATGTTGAACTTAAGAATAAAGTTAACTCGTTTCAATATGCTCGTTTTCGGCACGAAAATTTGACACCTGAAGATTATAAAGAATTAATATCAAACTGGTTGATTGAACATATCCTCCAGTATGATTTTAAGATTGTTAAATATTTGCAGGAAAACAAGAATGTTCCTGAGAATTTTAAAGATAAGGTTAAAGCTGACTGGAAGAAGGTTAAGGCCAAGACTGGACAGAATGAAACTGATGAAAAGGCTGAGCCGGAAGTTGAGCCGGATTCTAGAGTAAAGGATGAAAAAGAAGAATCTTGA
- a CDS encoding YifB family Mg chelatase-like AAA ATPase encodes MISKVACAALMGIDAFKVDLEVDLARQGMPAFTMVGLAEGAVKESKERVFSALKNSGYRLPPSRITVNLAPADIRKAGSAYDLPLAVALLGAAGIIDQNLLEGWFLAGELSLAGEVKPVHGVLSLALEARKKGAKGLIVGISNAHEAAVVEGLDVYGISSLSHLVKFLLSEETLEPTVVDTKKLWAGRQDFGLDFAEVKGQEHAKRAIEIGAAGNHNILFIGPPGSGKTMLAKRIPTVLPPLVFEEALEVTKIYSVSGQLDRDKALIVIRPFRSPHHTISDAGMIGGGAYPKPGEVSLAHRGVLFLDELPEFKKNVLEVLRQPLEGGEVTISRAAMSLSYPADFMLVAAMNPCPCGYYTDERHACTCTPVAVQRYASRLSGPLLDRIDLQIEVPAVDYKDLRGNKGLDSATMRGNIERVRAIQAERYKDLSILTNSELSGSSLEKFCKLTEAEHVFLEQAVRSLGLSARAYTRILRIARTIADLGEEETIKVPHLAEAINYRSMDRQK; translated from the coding sequence TTGATATCCAAAGTTGCCTGCGCTGCCCTGATGGGCATTGATGCATTTAAAGTTGATCTTGAAGTCGATCTTGCCAGACAGGGAATGCCTGCCTTCACCATGGTCGGCCTTGCCGAAGGAGCTGTTAAAGAAAGTAAAGAGCGCGTTTTTTCGGCTCTTAAGAACAGCGGGTATCGTCTTCCTCCCTCACGAATTACTGTAAACTTAGCACCTGCTGATATTCGAAAAGCAGGTTCGGCATATGATTTGCCTTTAGCCGTAGCCTTGCTCGGTGCTGCCGGAATTATTGATCAGAATCTTCTTGAAGGGTGGTTTTTGGCAGGTGAACTTTCATTGGCCGGTGAAGTCAAACCTGTACACGGTGTTTTATCTTTAGCTTTGGAAGCACGCAAAAAAGGGGCAAAAGGGCTTATTGTCGGGATTTCTAATGCTCACGAAGCGGCAGTTGTGGAAGGGCTTGATGTTTACGGAATTTCATCTCTTTCTCATCTGGTAAAATTTTTGCTGAGTGAAGAAACGTTAGAACCCACAGTTGTTGATACGAAAAAACTGTGGGCCGGACGCCAGGACTTCGGGCTTGATTTTGCAGAAGTGAAAGGACAGGAGCATGCTAAACGGGCAATTGAAATCGGCGCAGCAGGTAATCATAATATACTTTTCATAGGTCCCCCCGGCAGCGGTAAAACTATGCTTGCCAAAAGGATTCCTACAGTTCTTCCCCCACTTGTTTTTGAAGAAGCTCTTGAAGTTACTAAAATCTACAGCGTATCCGGGCAGCTTGATCGTGATAAAGCGTTGATAGTTATTCGTCCATTTAGATCACCGCATCATACAATTTCAGATGCCGGGATGATTGGCGGCGGAGCGTACCCTAAACCTGGTGAAGTTTCGCTTGCGCACCGTGGTGTGCTCTTTTTAGATGAACTCCCTGAGTTTAAGAAAAATGTGCTCGAAGTGCTCCGTCAGCCGCTTGAAGGCGGAGAAGTAACTATTTCCCGCGCGGCAATGTCTTTATCATATCCGGCAGATTTTATGCTTGTGGCAGCTATGAATCCGTGCCCTTGCGGGTATTATACAGACGAAAGACATGCGTGCACCTGTACTCCAGTTGCAGTGCAAAGGTATGCATCTCGTTTGTCAGGGCCTTTGTTGGACCGCATTGATCTACAAATAGAAGTTCCGGCTGTTGATTACAAAGATCTGCGCGGAAATAAGGGGCTTGATTCTGCCACAATGCGTGGAAACATCGAAAGAGTCAGGGCCATTCAGGCAGAAAGATACAAGGATCTAAGTATATTGACTAATAGCGAACTTTCAGGCTCATCCCTTGAGAAGTTCTGTAAATTGACGGAAGCTGAACATGTTTTTCTTGAACAGGCAGTGCGAAGTCTGGGGCTTTCAGCAAGAGCATATACTCGCATACTGAGAATTGCGCGCACTATAGCCGACCTTGGCGAAGAGGAAACAATTAAAGTTCCTCATCTTGCAGAGGCAATCAATTATCGGAGCATGGATAGGCAGAAATAG
- a CDS encoding ParA family protein — MKTLACYNMKGGVGKTTTAVNIAYLSARNGYRTLVWDLDPQGAASFHLGVDLLQKTKLKKIIKDQKLIQTLIEPSPYKNLNVIPAGFEYRNMDIVLDDSKKAKKNINKILDSLKDSFDVFIFDCPPSISSLSDAVFATSDYIIMPMIPAVLSEQTFIKVREYMAGMEESKAEIIPFFNMFDRRKSVHRSLVLKHKKQYPGQFCDVMIPMRANIERMGIERAPIHAFDPESDAAKSYLALWTEIERRTNLIKPIQDRKPSISAYPCSDN, encoded by the coding sequence ATGAAAACACTTGCGTGCTACAACATGAAAGGCGGAGTAGGAAAAACAACCACCGCGGTAAATATAGCTTATTTAAGTGCGCGAAATGGTTACAGAACTCTTGTATGGGATCTTGACCCACAAGGAGCCGCCTCGTTTCATCTCGGAGTGGATCTTCTGCAAAAAACCAAATTAAAAAAAATAATAAAAGACCAGAAACTTATTCAAACTTTAATTGAACCATCTCCGTATAAGAATTTAAATGTTATTCCAGCCGGCTTTGAATACCGCAACATGGATATTGTGCTGGATGACAGTAAAAAAGCTAAAAAAAACATCAATAAGATTCTTGATTCTTTAAAAGATAGTTTTGATGTTTTTATTTTTGATTGCCCGCCGAGCATTTCTTCTCTGTCAGATGCTGTTTTTGCAACATCCGATTACATTATTATGCCTATGATTCCGGCAGTTCTTTCTGAGCAGACATTTATTAAAGTTCGCGAATACATGGCTGGAATGGAGGAATCCAAGGCAGAAATAATTCCTTTCTTTAATATGTTTGATAGGCGCAAGAGTGTCCATCGCTCACTTGTACTCAAGCACAAAAAACAATATCCGGGTCAATTCTGTGATGTAATGATACCCATGCGCGCAAATATCGAAAGGATGGGGATAGAACGAGCACCGATTCATGCCTTTGATCCTGAATCAGATGCGGCCAAATCTTACCTAGCACTTTGGACGGAAATTGAACGGAGAACTAATCTGATAAAGCCGATTCAAGATAGAAAACCGTCTATTTCTGCCTATCCATGCTCCGATAATTGA
- the murI gene encoding glutamate racemase, with amino-acid sequence MSVNKCDQPIGVFDSGVGGLTVLRALQDLLPHENFLYLGDTARVPYGTKSAESVIKYALQAGGALVREGIKMLVVACNTASAVSIDSLAAAYGPLPVVGVVKPGAEAACLASKSGKIAVIATESTVKGGAYQRTICSMHPDAKIIAQACPLFVGLAEEGWTEGEIVEAIAARYLKPLFAQFGEEGPDTLVLGCTHFPVLRGAIAKVAGDKITLVDSAETTAKTVKCILAESNLNNDSNVSGEISFMATDSAERFAAVGSAFLGRPINPKNVRCIDL; translated from the coding sequence TTGTCTGTTAATAAATGTGACCAGCCTATAGGTGTTTTTGATTCAGGAGTTGGAGGGCTGACAGTTCTGCGTGCTTTGCAAGACTTATTGCCTCATGAAAATTTTTTATATTTAGGAGATACAGCCCGAGTTCCTTATGGAACTAAAAGTGCTGAGTCTGTAATTAAATACGCTTTGCAGGCCGGAGGCGCGCTGGTCAGGGAAGGGATAAAGATGCTGGTGGTTGCATGCAATACTGCCTCAGCTGTCTCTATTGACAGCCTTGCGGCAGCGTACGGTCCGCTTCCTGTCGTAGGAGTTGTAAAACCCGGAGCCGAGGCCGCCTGTCTGGCTAGTAAGAGTGGTAAAATAGCCGTTATAGCAACGGAAAGTACGGTAAAGGGCGGTGCTTACCAGCGAACTATTTGCAGTATGCATCCTGATGCAAAAATAATTGCTCAGGCGTGTCCTTTATTTGTAGGTTTGGCGGAAGAAGGATGGACAGAAGGTGAAATCGTTGAAGCCATTGCTGCACGTTATTTGAAACCGCTGTTTGCACAATTCGGAGAAGAGGGACCTGATACACTTGTTCTCGGTTGTACACATTTTCCGGTCCTGCGCGGTGCTATTGCAAAGGTTGCAGGTGATAAAATTACGCTTGTAGATTCGGCAGAAACAACAGCTAAAACTGTTAAATGTATTCTTGCTGAATCAAATTTGAACAATGATTCTAATGTCTCAGGTGAAATTTCGTTTATGGCTACTGATTCTGCTGAAAGATTTGCTGCCGTTGGCAGTGCTTTTTTAGGCAGGCCTATTAATCCTAAAAATGTCAGGTGCATAGATTTATGA
- a CDS encoding substrate-binding periplasmic protein, with protein sequence MKSFLISLLAMLIFCCANVSFAQDKLIFASGSPMDSYQSMITYPLLKEACKRNGINLEVKSYPSPRALLMSNSGALDGELHRVYEFHEVSNGKYPNLVRIECQLLSSYVAVFSKDHNIKISSCADLKDATVGYRAGRQNIKKQLSETLPESHIFSQTSELSLFRMVGKGLLDYVISESIEGKKFLYLYPELKTIKEVGRLSEMKIYAYINKKYSQLAPKIAATLNEMKRDGTFKSIVIEARNSYCMKKNCTTHVCEEKWPALDQHKALTSVNAGQVSQ encoded by the coding sequence ATGAAGAGTTTTTTAATTTCACTGCTAGCAATGCTTATTTTTTGTTGCGCGAATGTTTCTTTTGCTCAAGATAAACTTATTTTTGCCTCAGGATCTCCAATGGATTCATATCAATCCATGATAACTTATCCTTTATTGAAAGAAGCATGTAAGCGTAACGGAATTAATCTTGAGGTGAAAAGTTATCCAAGTCCCCGAGCTTTGCTGATGTCTAATTCTGGAGCTTTGGATGGTGAACTTCATCGCGTCTATGAATTTCATGAAGTCAGCAATGGTAAGTACCCGAATCTTGTAAGAATTGAATGTCAGCTTTTATCTTCATATGTGGCTGTTTTTTCGAAGGATCATAATATTAAAATTTCAAGTTGCGCTGATCTTAAAGACGCAACTGTTGGGTATCGGGCAGGAAGGCAAAATATTAAAAAGCAATTAAGTGAGACTTTGCCGGAAAGTCATATTTTTTCGCAAACGTCTGAGTTAAGTTTGTTTAGAATGGTCGGAAAAGGGCTTCTTGATTACGTTATTTCTGAAAGCATAGAAGGGAAGAAGTTTTTATATTTATACCCGGAACTTAAAACCATAAAAGAAGTTGGCAGGCTGAGTGAAATGAAAATTTATGCTTACATAAATAAAAAATATTCTCAGCTTGCTCCTAAAATTGCCGCGACTCTTAACGAGATGAAGCGTGATGGTACTTTTAAGTCAATAGTGATAGAAGCACGTAACTCATATTGTATGAAAAAAAATTGCACAACTCACGTTTGTGAGGAAAAGTGGCCCGCTCTTGATCAGCATAAGGCGTTGACCTCTGTGAATGCAGGGCAAGTCAGTCAGTAG
- a CDS encoding TetR/AcrR family transcriptional regulator: MPRAPVQRRSKDKKRKLIVAGMKLFSDKGFHKTNISEIAEKAGVSVGSFYGYFEDKKDLLIEVSQAYGNSIIKGIYENIADEAPISKDSTTIIEFLVNSAKQAHMLSTELHREMLALKNREPEMAKLDKRITESFQDGIEAILKKCGSRITVKNTTTAAKLVAGAIEETMHRCYIEKLEETAEPMLSELVKMCTWYLFKPTD, translated from the coding sequence ATGCCGAGAGCCCCAGTACAACGCCGAAGCAAAGACAAGAAGCGTAAACTAATTGTTGCGGGGATGAAATTATTCTCGGACAAAGGCTTCCATAAAACAAACATAAGCGAAATCGCCGAAAAAGCAGGAGTATCGGTGGGTTCTTTTTATGGATACTTTGAAGATAAAAAAGATCTTTTAATTGAAGTTTCACAGGCTTACGGAAACAGTATAATCAAAGGAATATACGAAAATATTGCAGATGAAGCCCCGATATCTAAAGATAGTACTACCATCATTGAGTTTCTGGTAAATTCGGCAAAACAGGCACATATGCTGTCAACAGAACTGCATAGAGAAATGTTAGCCTTAAAAAACCGTGAACCTGAAATGGCTAAGCTGGACAAGCGGATTACAGAATCATTTCAAGATGGAATTGAAGCTATACTTAAAAAATGTGGAAGCAGAATCACAGTGAAGAATACAACCACTGCGGCAAAACTTGTTGCCGGCGCAATAGAAGAAACTATGCACCGCTGCTATATTGAAAAACTGGAAGAAACCGCAGAACCTATGCTCAGTGAACTGGTTAAAATGTGCACATGGTATTTATTTAAGCCTACTGACTGA
- a CDS encoding DUF4911 domain-containing protein produces MYIQIAPADIAFFRFFLEAMDNLALFTVADRFKGVLMLRYSAHQEREFFEFLDGLKEEIEIKILPNPSIPA; encoded by the coding sequence ATGTATATTCAGATAGCTCCAGCTGATATTGCTTTCTTCAGATTTTTTCTGGAAGCTATGGATAACCTCGCTCTTTTCACGGTGGCTGACAGATTCAAAGGAGTCCTTATGCTCCGCTATAGTGCTCATCAAGAACGAGAATTCTTTGAATTTCTGGACGGACTTAAAGAAGAGATCGAGATTAAGATTCTTCCTAACCCTTCTATTCCAGCATAA